From the Scyliorhinus canicula chromosome 4, sScyCan1.1, whole genome shotgun sequence genome, the window gtgggggagagaggctgcATGGAGCCACTGACGGTCGGCGAGATGCAGAAGCCGGGCACTGCGAGCTTGCTTCTCGATTGCCCGCGAAGCTGAATCATCTGTGCCAGTCTCCCAAGTTGGAGAAAGTAGATCTCGACAggaggcggtgtgtgtgtgtgtgatcctgGAGAAGATGATGTAAGAGGCGCTTCCCCAGCTGCTTTCCCTTTCTCACGGAGATGTGACACAGGCAGCTTTGCAGCAGTGAACCCCGGCGGCAGTGACCAGGAaccccgccactcccccccccccccccacccctccccaccctcctctcctcgCCCCCAgggagggacaggaggcagcAGCAGAGCTGCCATCCCAGCCGCTAACTTTAACCAGCGGACCACAAGAGTGAGCTTCCCCCCAGCACCAGCATCACCCCGGGGCCGGGGATCTcgcctcctccatcccccccctttggaggcagtggaggtggaggagggtgggcgggttgggtgggggggggggggggagcagagctgAGACTCGCCTCCTCTCCGGGACTGGAGCAGCAGCTGGTTTGGGGCTGGCTATTTGGCTAGGGGAGGCGGTCTGTCCCGCTTGACTGTACTGTGCTGTccgcctggggaggagggtggacacgGCCTCACTCACCTGGCCACAAGTTGTCCCCGGGCTCCCGGCCATGGCTCTGAATGCTAACTGCAGGCCAGCTGCCCCGCTCGCCCGGGACAGCAGCGGGCCGCTGCCCGAGGTGGTGGAGCTGAATGTGGGCGGCCAGGTATACTTCACCCGGCTCTCCACCCTGACCAGCCTCCCCAACTCGGTGCTGGGCAGGATGTTCGGCCACAAGAGGAACTCTGGCAGCCCGGACCTGGCCCGGGACAACCGTGGACGCTTCTTCATCGACAGGGACGGCTTCTTGTTCCGCTACATCCTGGATTACCTGCGGGACCGCGCCGTGGTTCTGCCCGAGCTCTTCCCGGAGAAGCTGCGCCTCCGGCGGGAGGCTGAGTTCTTCCAGCTGCCCGAGCTGGTCCGCATGCTGAGCCCGGAGGACGGGCACAGCCCCGGCCTGGAGGAGCCCTCTCACAGCGACCTGGACGAGCTGTCCCAGGGCAGCGACCTCCCCCGGGCTGGCAGCCAGGCAGCCGAGCGCAGGGCCGGCTTCATCACCCTGGGTTACCGGGGCTCCTGTGTCCTGGGGCGGGACAGCTTGCAGGGGGATGCCCGCCTCTTCCGCCGGGTCCCGCGGATCCTCGCCTGTGGTCGCATCGGCCTCCTCAAGGAAGTGTTTGGGGACAATGTGAATGAGAGCAGGGATCCGGACCGGACACCGGACAGGTACACGTCCCGCTTCTACCTCCGCTACCGACAACTTGAGAGAGCCTTCGACACACTGGCCGATGCAGGCTTCACTCTACTGGGCAGCAATTCATCTCTCACCGGCTCAGTGTGCGGCCAGGCTATTGACGACAGGGCATGGAGCAGCTACACTGAATACCTCTTCTACCGTGAGTACCGCCGATTGCATTGCTGTTTGCACCTAGCACGTGTGTACCCTGCTGTCCCAACATGTCCCATCCACTCCCACTATCCCAACATGTCCCATCCACTCCCACTATCCCAACATGTCCCATCCACTCCCACTATCCCAACATGTCCCATCCACTCCCACTATCCCAACATGTCCCATCCACTCCCACTATCCCAACATGTTCCATCCACTCCCACTATCCCAACATGTTCCATCCACTCCCACTATCCCAACATGTCCCATCCACTCCCACTATCCCAACTATCACATCTACTCCCACTATCCCTACATGTCCTATCCACTCCCACTATCCCAACATGTCCCGTCCACTCCCACTATCCCAACTATCCCATCCACTCCCACTATCCCAACATGTCCTATCCACTCCCACTATCCCAACATGTCCCGTCCACTCCCACTATCCCAACTATCCCATCCACTCCCACTATCCCAACATGTCCTATCCACATCCACTATCCCAACATGTCCCATCACTCCCACTATCCCAACATGTCCCATCACTCCCACTATCCCAACATGTCCCATCCACATCTACTATCCTAACATGTCCCATCCACTCCCACTATCCCAACATGTGCCAATCCACTCCCACTATGCCAATatgtcccattcactcccactatcCCAACATGTCCCATCCACTCCCACTATCCCAACATGTCCCAGTTCACTCCCACTATCCCAACATGTCCCATCCACTCCCACTATCCCAACATGTCCCATCCACTCCCACTATCCCAACATGTCCCATCCACTCCCATTATCCCAACATGTCTCAGTTCACTCCCACTATCCCAACATGTCCCATCCACTCCCATTATCCCAACATGTCTCAGTTCACTCCCACTATCCCAACATGTCCCATCCACGACCACTATCCCAATATGTCCCAGTTCACTCCCACTATCCCAACATGTCTAATCCAATCCCACTATCCCAACATGTCCCATCCACACTCACTATCCCAAACATGTTCCAGTCCACTCCCTCTATCCCAACATGTCCCATTCACACCCACTATCCAACATGTCCCATTCACACCCGCTATCCAACATGTTCCATCCAATCCCACTATTACAACATGTCCCAACCACACCCACTATCCCAACATGTCCCAGTTCACTCCCACTATCCCAACATGTTCCATCCACTCCCACTATCCAACATGTCCCATCCACTCCCACTATCTCAACATATCCCAGTCCATTCCCACTATCCAACATGTCCCATCCACTTCCACTATCCCAACATGTCTCATACACTGCCACATGTCCCAGCTCACTCCCACTATCCCAACATGTCCCATCCACGCCCACTATCCCAACATGTCCCATACACTCCCACTATCCCAACATATCCCATCCACTCCCACTATcccaacatggggcagcacggtagcatagcggttagcacaaatgcttcacagctccagtgtcccaggttcgaatccagcttgggtcactgtctgtgtggagtctgcatgttctccccgtgtgtgcgtgggtttcctccgggtgctccggtttcctcccacagtccaaagatgtgcaggttaggtggattggccatgctaaattgcccttaggatccaaattgcccttagtgttaggtgggattagtgggttatggggatagggtggaggtatgggcttgggtggggtgctctttccaagagctggtgcagactcgatgggccgaatgatctccttcggcactgtaaattctatgaaattatgtGTCCCAGTCCACTCCCACTATCCAACATGTCCCAGTTCACTCCCACTATCCAACATGTCCCAGTTCACTCCCACTATCCCAACATGTCCCAGTTCACTCCCACTATCCCAACATGTCCCAGTTCACTCCCACTATCCCAACATGTCCCATCCACTCCCACTATCTCAACATGTCCCAGTCCATTTCCACTATCCAACATGTCCCAGTCCATTCCCACTATCCAACATGTCTCAGTACATTCCCACTATCTAGCATGTCCCATCCACTCCCACTATCCAACATGCCCCAGGCCATTCCGACTATCCCAACATGTCTCATCCACTCCCACTATCCCAACATGATGCTGTTCACATCCAACACGTTAAGGTTGCACATTTCATTTACTTTCTGTCATATTGAGTCTGGATCCACCGGTTATCACCCAGTACATTTCGGTTCACATTCAACAGTGAGCCTACACCTCGAACCCAACACCGAACATTAATGCAGTGGCAGCACCGAGTGTGCCCATGGGCAGAGAGGAGAGGGAACACCATCTCCGCTGCCTCCCATTTCGAGCTAAACTGAAAggaaactatatatatatatatgatgtggagatactgTGTATACAGAAAATAATATTCAATCGTGAACGGGACAAATTCCGCTTTCACAGCGGAACAACAGTTAAGAGTTCGAGTGGGCAAGAAACACAACACGTGTACAAAGACGAGTACAGATTGTGCCGTACTTTGCGCATGTACATCCGTTTCTATATTGATCCCTCCAGGGGAAGGCGCCCAATCCGCCATAACGTCTGTGTGCAAAGAGAATCAGTAGCAGTTGCAGGGtagggcattgctggcaaataATTATAGCATTGAATAAATCATTGGGAGCTGAACTCTACAGTAAATGTAACTCTCcaacctccccattccccaccccacctccgatAAGGAGCGTGTCAGCCCCGCACTGCGAGGCTCAATGCTCCTGGACAGTGACTGACTGCTACAGTAATAAATGTAATAAGAAGGGACTTTTGATGCTGGATTGTAAGGTGTGATTCTAACCATTGCACAGTGCCTGCCACATTCTCTAAGGGTGGGAGCAGGATGTTTGGCCGTTTATAGCTGGGCCAGTACTAGGCTAACACCTCCAGACGGGAGCCCCCAGCATGAGTACACTTCCATTCAGCCTTAATTAAACCAACTCCTTGTCCTGTCTGAGATACTGTCCATGGCTGCAAATGGAGGTTATAATTCATATCGGTTCGATCAATATCTCCGTAATAGCAGCAGGCAGTATCGAGCTGTATTTTCTGCTGGCAAAGACCTGCCTGCCAGGGTTGGTGCAACTTTATTGGACCCACATCGCCCGAAAGAATGATACCGTTTGGAAAACTGGGTTTATTACAGTTTGATGTCACATTACAATGTTGTGGGATATTGCTCACAGTGGGATAATTGAGGCAATGCTCTCACTTCAACCTACTTGTAAAGTTGCAACGTTAAACGCAAGAGGCATTACACAGCGGGGGGAAAATCGAGGTCTCGGGGTTGGGACAGGGATTCGGTACGCTGTTGCTCCTTAATGGATGTATGACAAAGCGCTGGCTTGCTGAATCATCTTTAGGTGCTGTACCACTGGCAAACATTGTCTCATTCATGCTTGTTCTCGACCCAGTCAATTGCCTCCTTAATTAGTTTATTCTTGAAATGCAACGAGGTTGAT encodes:
- the kctd16b gene encoding BTB/POZ domain-containing protein KCTD16b isoform X1 — protein: MALNANCRPAAPLARDSSGPLPEVVELNVGGQVYFTRLSTLTSLPNSVLGRMFGHKRNSGSPDLARDNRGRFFIDRDGFLFRYILDYLRDRAVVLPELFPEKLRLRREAEFFQLPELVRMLSPEDGHSPGLEEPSHSDLDELSQGSDLPRAGSQAAERRAGFITLGYRGSCVLGRDSLQGDARLFRRVPRILACGRIGLLKEVFGDNVNESRDPDRTPDRYTSRFYLRYRQLERAFDTLADAGFTLLGSNSSLTGSVCGQAIDDRAWSSYTEYLFYRQGAGQFNSAGANQRGTSIPNHVLNLMAIFGTAIAEDVMRGKVETMEDDGGSSRWPSPQCECGCRNDRSEKDGESITSCNELSTSSCDSQSEASSPQETVICGPVTRQPNIQTLDRPAKKGPVQQVQQSEFRRKSDLLRTLTSGSRESNSCKKKVKEKLTIEEELEKCIQDFLKIKIPDRFPERKYPWQLELLRKYHL
- the kctd16b gene encoding BTB/POZ domain-containing protein KCTD16b isoform X2, whose amino-acid sequence is MALNANCRPAAPLARDSSGPLPEVVELNVGGQVYFTRLSTLTSLPNSVLGRMFGHKRNSGSPDLARDNRGRFFIDRDGFLFRYILDYLRDRAVVLPELFPEKLRLRREAEFFQLPELVRMLSPEDGHSPGLEEPSHSDLDELSQGSDLPRAGSQAAERRAGFITLGYRGSCVLGRDSLQGDARLFRRVPRILACGRIGLLKEVFGDNVNESRDPDRTPDRYTSRFYLRYRQLERAFDTLADAGFTLLGSNSSLTGSVCGQAIDDRAWSSYTEYLFYRGSSRWPSPQCECGCRNDRSEKDGESITSCNELSTSSCDSQSEASSPQETVICGPVTRQPNIQTLDRPAKKGPVQQVQQSEFRRKSDLLRTLTSGSRESNSCKKKVKEKLTIEEELEKCIQDFLKIKIPDRFPERKYPWQLELLRKYHL
- the kctd16b gene encoding BTB/POZ domain-containing protein KCTD16b isoform X3, translated to MALNANCRPAAPLARDSSGPLPEVVELNVGGQVYFTRLSTLTSLPNSVLGRMFGHKRNSGSPDLARDNRGRFFIDRDGFLFRYILDYLRDRAVVLPELFPEKLRLRREAEFFQLPELVRMLSPEDGHSPGLEEPSHSDLDELSQGSDLPRAGSQAAERRAGFITLGYRGSCVLGRDSLQGDARLFRRVPRILACGRIGLLKEVFGDNVNESRDPDRTPDRYTSRFYLRYRQLERAFDTLADAGFTLLGSNSSLTGSVCGQAIDDRAWSSYTEYLFYRLPTTLCAPL